In the Antricoccus suffuscus genome, GTGCGTCCAGGTGTCGCGATCTACGGGCTGGACCCGGTGGGTGGTGACTCGCGCGCCCTCGGGTTGCGTCCCGCTATGCGCGTCGAGGTCCCGGTCGCGCTCACTAAACGGGTTTCGGCCGGCACCTCGGTTTCCTATGGTCACACGTACACCACCGATCGCGAGACGACGCTCGCGTTGATTCCGGTCGGGTACGCCGACGGCATCCCCCGAAACGCCAGCGGCGTAGGACCGGTCGGCATTGGCGGGGTACGGCATACGATTAGCGGCCGAGTCTGTATGGACCAGTTTGTCGTCGATGTAGGAGATGCCAACGTGCAACCGGGCGACATCGCCACTCTTTGGGGTGACGGACGAGGCGGTACGCCGACGGCGCAGGACTGGGCCGACGCGACCGACACCATCCACTACGAGCTGGTCACCAGGATCGGTGGTCGTTTCGTGACGACGTACGTCGGCGGGGTCGGCTAGTGGCCGCGAAGAAGGCGAAGGCGAAGGGGTTCGCCCGGATCGCCCGAGGCGCCGGGATCGCCGTCGGTGGAGTCGTCGGCGCAGCCGGTGCACTCAACGCCATCCGCGTGGCCTCGGAGAAGTTCGCCGTCGACCGCGTGCGCCGAGCCGACGACCCGTTCGCCGACGAGCACTTTGGCGAACTGAAGGCGGACCGTGACTACACCGTCGTAGCCACCGACGGTGTGCCGATCTACGTCGAGGAGGTCGGCTCGCCGGACGCCTCCCTGGTGATCGTGTTTGCGCATGGCTACACCCTCAACATGGGCAGCTTTCACTTCCAGCGTCAGGCGCTGCGCAAGTTGCGCTCACCGTCGGTGCGGATGGTCTTCTACGACCAGCGCTCGCATGGGAAGTCTGGGCGTTCGCGTGCCGACGACTGCACGATCGACCAGCTTGGACGCGATCTTCGCGAAATCATCCGGACTGCCGCCGGAGACCGACCAGTGATCCTCATTGGGCACTCAATGGGGGGCATGACCGTGATGGGACTTGCCGACATCGAAGGCGAGCTGTTCGGGGACCAGGTCCTCGGCGTCGCCCTGTTAAGTACGTCGGCCGGCAATGTGGTCTCGACCCTACGTGCGGGGCGGATGCCCAAGTCGCTCGTCGAGCGAGCGCTTCCATTGCTGGCAAAGGGCGCTCAGGCCGCGCCCAAGGCGCTGGAGAGTGCCCGCGGGGGAGTTAGTAACGCTATGTGGCTGCTGATCCGCCGGTTCTCGTTTGGTTCGGCCGGCGCGCCGGCCTCGCTGGCGGACTACGTCGACCGAATGATCGCCGCGACACCCGTCGACGTCGTCGCAGACTTCTATCGGACTCTCGCCGGACATGACAAGGTCGCCGCACTGCCCGCGCTGCGCAACTGCGAAGTGCTGGTGATGTGCGGAGATGAGGATCGGATTACGCCGATGGAGCACAGCGAGCTGTTGGCTCGCGAGCTACCTGAGGCAGAGTTGTTCGTCGTACCGGGAGCCGGGCACATGGCCATGATGGAGAAGCATGAACTGGTCGATCTGCGACTCCAGGCGTTTATTCACCGGGCATATAAGCGATCCCGACCGCAGGCGAAGAAACGCGCATGAGTCCGGTACCGCACCGCGGACCCGGCAAGCCAGTGCAACCCGGGCCGCACATCGAATTGTCGTCCTCGCCTTCGGCAACTTATCTGCCGGATCGGGCGGCGACCCTGAAGTACGGGTCTGCGCTTGCACAGATTCTTGGTCGCGGCGACCTGCTGATCCTGAGAGGACTGCTCGGCGCAGGCAAAACGACCTTGGTGCAGGGGATCGGAT is a window encoding:
- a CDS encoding alpha/beta fold hydrolase; this encodes MAAKKAKAKGFARIARGAGIAVGGVVGAAGALNAIRVASEKFAVDRVRRADDPFADEHFGELKADRDYTVVATDGVPIYVEEVGSPDASLVIVFAHGYTLNMGSFHFQRQALRKLRSPSVRMVFYDQRSHGKSGRSRADDCTIDQLGRDLREIIRTAAGDRPVILIGHSMGGMTVMGLADIEGELFGDQVLGVALLSTSAGNVVSTLRAGRMPKSLVERALPLLAKGAQAAPKALESARGGVSNAMWLLIRRFSFGSAGAPASLADYVDRMIAATPVDVVADFYRTLAGHDKVAALPALRNCEVLVMCGDEDRITPMEHSELLARELPEAELFVVPGAGHMAMMEKHELVDLRLQAFIHRAYKRSRPQAKKRA